Below is a window of Quercus robur chromosome 6, dhQueRobu3.1, whole genome shotgun sequence DNA.
TGAACTTTATTTACTGACCAAGATCAGAAGACAGGTAGCATGGCCCATTTTATTCGGTATAATGGGCCTAATATGGACCAAGAATGGCCCAAGAGggctttattttattaattcgATAGTTGCCTAGGATAAGATTGTTTCAAAATCGAAATTAGTTGCCAAAGCTCATCTTATCCTGTTAGCAAAAATTTTGATCTAACTTGGATCAAGCTAATTAACAGGCATACGATACGATAAGATTGCTTCTATATCGAAATTAGCTGCCAAACTTATCTTATCGAGCCattgaaaaatttgagaaacaaaatcaattaagatCTTAAATTTCTTGTTTAGTGCCAGACAAATTTGACCACCCTAGTCACCATATTTACAAAACCAGGCCCATATAGCCAAAACCAAACAGGGAAAGAAAAgtctatctatctatctttATCATTCACATTCACACTCACGCTCACACATTCACATTAAAGAAGAGGCACCCATGTTGTAGTAAATTTATTATATCTCTTATGAGATACACCTCATAGAGTACATTGACACAGGTGAATCGACCGCGGGTGCACCACCAATACCATACACCCTCGGATGATCGCTCTCCAACCCATAATCCATCATCGGACGGTACTCCAAATCTTCATCATGATCGTTCACATACTCTGGGATCTCTATCTCGTTCCTCCTCACATGCTCCCACAACAAATCAAGCCTCGCCACGTACTTTAGCTTCCCGTACAACCTAActcacacacaaaacaaaaacaaaacaaatacacaTCGATTACATGCACCACCCaccacttattattattaatctaATATGCTAATCTATTGCGATTAGATTAGATGGTATCTGGCTATTAACGTGTctatgtgaaaaaagaaaacaatgttatcccaaagttgtgattttttttttttaaatagttagcttattgaataagaaatctaagtgttaaaattttatttataccaaaaattaattgataagttaaaataatattgtaGTTTATTATTACCCTCCGGTGAAGAGAAAGCGACCAAAGGTGGCGAAGAAGAGCCTAGCTTGAAGGTCTGGATGCACAAAATACACAGTCTGTAGATTGTCTTTCACCTCCATCGGAATCCCATCGTAGATTGATCGTAGGGCTGAGATTCCCGGAAAATTCTCGCTCCTTTGAACTCCGGTGTGCACGTACACCACCGAAAATGGCTTCTTCTCCAATTTCTGATACACCTTCTCCTCCAAATACTTCTTCACCGTTTCCACACTCGCACACCGAcctataaataaacaaaaaccaaaacaaacatttaataaataaacaatttaaaaaaaaaaaaaaaaaacacaaacacaaacaaatatagacaatattaaaaaataacgtTAACGTTATTTACCAGGGAAGGATTTTCCGATGATACGAAGGATCTTGTGGCCACGTTTGTCTCTGCCTTTGATCTTGAAAACCTCGACCTTATCGATAACTTGTTCTTGCTCCTCGTATTGGGAACTGTCAGCTGCCTGAGCCTGAGCCTGAGCCTGAGCAcacatatttttttccttaatttaaaacaaaaaaaggtatATTATTTTATCTGTACGAGTATTTGATGAGTTTCGAACTCTATAAAAAAGAGGGTTGGTGGAGGCAGTTTCTTTTGGTAGTTTGTTTCACGAGAGTCCCAccattttttagtttatatgATGAAACTGTTACGAAACagggagtgagagagaaaaagagcaTGTATGTGTGTGCTAATAAAGAATCAATAATACATGCGAGGACAAGCGTAATTATGGGATGTGGGTAGAGATGGATGGATAGGTGAAGGACAAGGGTTTGAGAAAATCGGAGAGAAACAAGTTAATGGTCTTTGgtcataaagaaagaaagagaaagaatattCTTTAAGCATGAAAGCATATTTCTTTTTCAGACTCAAAAAGACTCGTAGATTGATTGAATAGTCCGATTCGAACGCCGTGCTTTGCTTTGCCTTTGCCTTTGCTACAGCTAGTGACGTGTTTTTGGGTCCCACTTGGAGTTATTGGATCAGAACTTATCCAGGCCGTTGGATTTTCAATATTTACAACTAAGGCTTTTTACTTTACTGTGTCTGTGAGTCACTCGGGAAGTCAGGTCGTGTCAGAATAATCACGAGGGACCCTTTTGGTTAAAATTAGGAACATATTTCTCCGTTTGTCTACTGCAATAATTTGAGGTTGCTTCGTATGGGCCCAAGTTTACAAAAGGCCACTT
It encodes the following:
- the LOC126690497 gene encoding uncharacterized protein LOC126690497, which codes for MCAQAQAQAQAADSSQYEEQEQVIDKVEVFKIKGRDKRGHKILRIIGKSFPGRCASVETVKKYLEEKVYQKLEKKPFSVVYVHTGVQRSENFPGISALRSIYDGIPMEVKDNLQTVYFVHPDLQARLFFATFGRFLFTGGLYGKLKYVARLDLLWEHVRRNEIEIPEYVNDHDEDLEYRPMMDYGLESDHPRVYGIGGAPAVDSPVSMYSMRCIS